The following coding sequences are from one Canis lupus dingo isolate Sandy chromosome 21, ASM325472v2, whole genome shotgun sequence window:
- the SAAL1 gene encoding protein SAAL1, which translates to MDRNPSPPPPRRDEDADEDVAGGDCIGSTVYSRHWLFGVLSGLIQIVSPENTKSSSDDEEQQMELDEEMENEICRVWDMSMDEDVALFLQEFNAPDIFMGVLAKSKCPRLREICVGILGNMACFQEICVSISNDNNLGQVLLHCLYDSDPPTLLETSRLLLTCLSQTEVASVWVERIREYPAIYDSICFIMSSSTNVDLLVKVGEVVDKLFDLDEKLMLEWIRNGAVQPQDPPQEDSEEQPVFRIVPCVLEAAKQVRSENPEGLDVYMHILQLLTTVDDGIQAIVQCPDTGKDTWNLLFDLVCHEFCQSDDPPIILQEQKTVLASVYSVLSSIYASQAQQEYLKIEEDLPLIDSLIRVLQNMEHCQKKPENSADSNTEETKKSDLTQDDFHLKILKDISCEFLSNIFQVLTKETVARGLKEGQLSKQKCSCAFQNLLPFYSPVIEDFLKILHEVDKTLADDLEESFPNLKVQT; encoded by the exons ATTGTTAGCCCTGAAAACACAAAATCCAGCTCAGATGATGAGGAGCAGCAGATGGAGCtcgatgaagaaatggagaatgaAATTTGCAGAGTATGGGATATGTCCATGGATGAG gatgtGGCTTTATTTCTCCAAGAATTTAATGCGCCTGACATATTTATGGGAGTATTGGCCAAATCCAAATGTCCTCGATTAAGA GAAATCTGCGTGGGAATTTTAGGTAATATGGCCTGTTTCCAGGAGATATGTGTGTCCATCAGCAATGATAATAATCTTGG ACAGGTATTATTGCACTGTTTGTATGATTCAGACCCTCCCACTCTTCTGGAAACAAGCCG GTTGTTGCTTACTTGTCTTTCTCAAACAGAAGTGGCCAGTGTCTGGGTTGAAAGAATCCGGGAATATCCAGCTATTTATGATAGCATTTGTTTCATTATGTCAAGTTCAACAAATG TTGACTTACTGGTCAAGGTAGGGGAAGTTGTGGACAAGCTTTTTGATTTGGATGAGAAGCTAATGTTAGAATGGATTAGAAATGGGGCTGTTCAGCCTCAGGACCCACCCCAGGAAGACTCAGAAGAGCAGCCGGTGTTTAGGATTGTGCCCTGTGTACTTGAAGCTGCCAAACAAGTACG tTCTGAAAATCCAGAAGGGCTCGATGTTTACATGCATATCTTACAGCTGCTTACCACAGTGGATGATGGAATTCAAGCAATTG tacAGTGTCCTGATACTGGAAAAGACACTTGGAATTTACTTTTTGACCTGGTCTGCCATGAATTTTGCCAGTCTGATGATCCACCCATCATACTTCAAGAACAGAAAACAGTGCTAGCCTCTGTTTATTCAGTGTTGTCTTCCATCTATGCATCACAGGCTCAACAGGAGTATCTAAAGATAGAAGAAG ATCTTCCTCTAATTGACAGCCTGATTCGTGTCTTACAAAACATGGAACATTGTCAGAAGAAACCAGAGAACTCGGCCGACTCTAACACGGAAGAAACGAAAAAGTCTGACTTGACCCAAGATGATTTCCACTTGAAAATCTTAAAGGATATTTCGTGTgaatttctttctaatatttttcaggttttaaCAAAG GAGACTGTGGCTCGGGGACTAAAGGAAGGCCAGTTAAGCAAACAGAAATGTTCCTGTGCATTTCaaaatcttcttcctttttatagtCCAGTG ATAGAAGATTTTCTCAAAATTCTACATGAAGTTGATAAGACTCTTGCTGATGACCTGGAAGAAAGCTTCCCAAATTTGAAGGTTCAGACTTAA